In Larus michahellis unplaced genomic scaffold, bLarMic1.1 SCAFFOLD_373, whole genome shotgun sequence, a genomic segment contains:
- the LOC141737066 gene encoding uncharacterized protein LOC141737066 isoform X1: MATALGDPDVPSSPPKRFFRKSVELLEDEDRAPPREELEFRGELEFRGDAEFRGGPKFGGAAEGREEVEEEAEMKAVATSPGGRFLKFDIELGRGAFKTVFKGFDTDTWVEVAWCELQDRKLTKVEQQRFKEEAEMLKGLQHPNIVRFYDSWESTLKGKKCIVLVTELMTSGTLKTYLKRFKVMKPKVLRSWCRQILKGLHFLHTRTPPIIHRDLKCDNIFITGPTGSVKIGDLGLATLMRTSFAKSVIGTPEFMAPEMYEERYDESVDVYAFGMCMLEMGTSEYPYSECQNAAQIYRKVTSGIKPASFEKVTDPEVKEIIEGCIRQNKTERLSIRDLLNHVFFAEDTGLRVELAEEDGGLETSLALRLWVEDPKKLKGKHKDNEAIEFSFDLEADVPEEVAYEMVKSGFFHESDSKAVAKSIRDRLTLVRKTREKKQAEGRGLPENEDPEVDQHVRQQLLRRQPPLAGETPNFRPPAGGPPKPLAPGRSSAGDGLSETGAVSDVTRGVTGTSELLGGYHGGSPGPPQDGASPTCGRPVPVQVTYGAEGTSPDVPGGATAAALEPAGVDGEPGGGVTQSHGMSSAAVARLQAAPGAPGPVMAPAVPGVSLGVPPPGPGMPPGLGMPPPGGMPPAPGMPLGPGMPPVLGMPPPSGMPPGPGMSPAPGMPPPTGVPPPSGMPPAPGMSPAPGMPPPSGMPPAPGMSPAPGMPPPSGMPPAPGMSPAPGMPPPSGMPPAPGMSPAPGMPPPTGMPPAPGMSPAPGMPPPTGMPPPSGMPPAPGMSPAPGMPPPTGVPPAPGMPPAPGIPPPTGMPPAAPGMPPGPGMPPPTGMPPGPGMPPPTGMPPGPGMPPAPGMPAPTVVPPPTGMSPAPGIPPPTGMPPAAPGMPPPTGMPPGPGMPPQPVPAVQLQPALGMPPAPGMPPPMAMPPGQGMPPAPGMPPAPGLPPQLVPTMQPPAPGMSPAPGMPPIAGMPPAPGMPPAPAMPPTMGTAPPSGMPPAVGMPPAPGMPPTMGMAPPSGMPPAVGMAPTMGMPPAVGMPPPSGMPPALGMPPPAQGMPPPPSEMPPAPGMPPAPAMPPAQGMPPPSDMPPPSGMPPTMGMPPPSEMPPAIGMPPAMGMPPTMGMPPPSEMPPAMGMPPAQGMPPPSEMPPAIGMPPAQGMPPTMGMPPAQGMPPPSEMPPAIGMPPTMGMPPAQGMPPPSEMPPAIGMPPAIGMPPAMGMPPAQGMPPTMGMPPPSEIPPAMGMPPAQGMPPPSEMPPAMGMPPAMGMPPPSEMPPAMGMPPPSEMPPTMGMPPTLGMPPPSGMPPPPPPTLPACPPPEDPSLHPDPPPSATVNPPDPAPFLRVPEATAVPEATATKPDRVRQRRASCPRPERVPRFQLIVLQVSSPGDNTVECQLETHDSKMVTFKFDADGDAPEDIACYMVEDNFVLEGEREKFVEELKAIVARARGLLGGPPPDPQAGPPEVTGGGEGHPQSSPVGRWRFCINQTIRNREATGPGGPPPNRRALGTSRDGEAEAATPDVGGPQGAGTDVTGPQEPGGPQGPEMVTTRPPEPGGLQGPGMDVTGPQEPGGPQGPGMDVTGPQEPGGPQGPGMDVTGPQEPGGPQGPGMVTTGALEQDGPGGPEMIVPKPGDLGVPQGQEMFVPKPHELDAPKGQETIVPKPRDLGVPQGLEMIVPNSQEPDVPQGLGTIVTGAWEQEGPGQPDVIVPKPQELDVHQGPETFVPGHQDLGVPQGQETVVTGAWEREGPEETIVPKPQELDVPRGQETIVTGAWEQDAPTGPEDPPPEERTPGRPPAGGGYFALGFNCPRLKNPVSKKTWGRKIKSWARRLRQPPPAAGGPPRPGEEPGDPPQRGRCQPLTNPDSSDPPETEGDWGDPSSESESGGAGGGGPPHPPGAPPRPPGSPSSPMSSDGETDPEDEDLRVELRRLREKHIQEVVTLRAQQDKELRELQGRLRALKEARGDPPKFGGVPPGDCGGPPHHCPGGSPRRLRGTKGRGRGRGAAVAGPPTPPAPQKTPPAPPKKGLFTDDLHRLVDEWVQDTARAQGTSAWVTPLRGARVTPQKWGVPPQKTTPMGGAAPSRRGLSEGGPPPVP, from the exons GTATCTCAAGAGGTTCAAGGTGATGAAGCCCAAGGTTTTACGGAGCTGGTGCCGTCAGATTTTGAAGGGGCTCCACTTTCTCCACACCCGGACGCCCCCCATCATCCATCGGGACCTCAAATGCGACAACATCTTCATCACCGGCCCCACCGGCTCCGTCAAAATCGGCGATTTGGGTTTGGCCACCCTCATGAGGACCTCCTTCGCCAAGAGCGTCATCG GAACGCCGGAATTTATGGCGCCGGAGATGTACGAGGAACGTTACGACGAGTCGGTGGACGTCTACGCCTTCGGGATGTGCATGTTGGAGATGGGCACTTCCGAATATCCCTACTCCGAGTGTCAAAACGCCGCTCAGATCTACCGCAAAGTCACCAGC GGCATCAAACCGGCCAGTTTCGAGAAGGTGACGGATCCGGAGGTGAAGGAGATCATCGAAGGTTGCATCCGGCAAAACAAAACCGAGAG GCTCTCCATCCGGGACCTGTTGAACCACGTTTTCTTCGCCGAGGACACGGGGCTACGGGTGGAGCTGGCGGAGGAGGACGGGGGGTTGGAGACCTCCTTGGCGCTTCGGCTTTGGGTGGAAGATCCCAAGAAGCTGAAGGGGAAGCACAAGGACAACGAGGCCATCGAGTTCAGCTTCGACCTGGAGGCCGACGTCCCCGAGGAGGTGGCCTACGAGATG gtgaaaTCCGGCTTCTTCCACGAGAGCGACTCCAAAGCCGTGGCCAAATCCATCCGGGACCGGTTGACCTTGGTGAGGAAGACGAGGGAGAAGAAGCAAGCGGAAGGGCGGGGCCTCCCCGAAAACGAGGACCCGGAAGTGGACCAACACGTCCGGCAGCAGCTTCTCCGTCGCCAGCCCCCCCTCGCCGGTGAGACCCCCAACTTCCGCCCCCCGGCTGGTGGCCCCCCGAAACCGCTCGCTCCCGGGCGTTCCTCAGCAGGCGACGGGCTCTCGGAGACGGGCGCCGTCTCCGATGTCACCCGGGGCGTCACCGGAACGTCCGAGCTCCTCGGGGGCTACCACGGAGGGTCACCGGGTCCCCCCCAAGATGGGGCGTCCCCCACTTGCGGCCGGCCTGTCCCCGTGCAG GTGACTTACGGGGCGGAGGGGACGTCGCCGGATGTCCCCGGAGGTGCCACCGCAGCAGCGCTGGAGCCAGCCGGGGTTgacggggagccgggggggggtgtgacacAGAGCCACGGGATGTCATCGGCGGCGGTGGCACGGCTGCAGGCGGCTCCCGGGGCGCCGGGGCCGGTGATGGCACCGGCGGTGCCCGGCGTGTCACTGGGGGTGCCACCACCGGGTCCAGGGATGCCACCGGGTCTAGGGATGCCACCACCAGGTGGGATGCCACCGGCTCCAGGGATGCCACTGGGTCCAGGGATGCCACCAGTTCTGGGGATGCCACCACCAAGCGGGATGCCACCAGGTCCAGGGATGTCACCGGCTCCAGGGATGCCACCACCGACCGGGGTGCCACCACCAAGTGGGATGCCACCAGCTCCAGGGATGTCACCGGCTCCAGGGATGCCACCACCAAGTGGGATGCCACCAGCTCCAGGGATGTCACCGGCTCCAGGGATGCCACCACCAAGTGGGATGCCACCAGCTCCAGGGATGTCACCGGCTCCAGGGATGCCACCACCAAGTGGGATGCCACCAGCTCCAGGGATGTCACCGGCTCCAGGGATGCCACCACCGACCGGGATGCCACCAGCTCCAGGGATGTCACCGGCTCCAGGGATGCCACCACCGACCGGGATGCCACCACCAAGTGGGATGCCACCAGCTCCAGGGATGTCACCGGCTCCAGGGATGCCACCACCGACCGGGGTGCCACCAGCACCAGGAATGCCACCAGCTCCAGGGATTCCACCCCCAACTGGgatgccaccagcagctccagggatgccaccAGGACCGGGGATGCCACCGCCAACTGGGATGCCACCAGGTCCAGGAATGCCACCGCCAACTGGGATGCCACCAGGTCCTGGGATGCCACCGGCTCCAGGTATGCCAGCGCCAACTGTGGTGCCACCACCAACCGGAATGTCCCCAGCTCCAGGGATTCCGCCCCCAACTGGGATGCCACCAGCAGCTCCGGGGATGCCACCACCAACTGGGATGCCACCAGGTCCAGGAATGCCACCACAGCCAGTCCCCGCCgtgcagctgcagccagccctAGGGATGCCACCGGCCCCAGGGATGCCACCGCCTATGGCAATGCCACCAGGCCAGGGGATGCCACCGGCTCCGGGGATGCCACCGGCTCCGGGGTTGCCACCACAGCTGGTGCCCACCATGCAGCCACCAGCTCCGGGGATGTCACCAGCTCCGGGGATGCCACCAATCGCGGGGATGCcaccagctcctgggatgccACCAGCTCCAGCGATGCCACCAACCATGGGGACGGCACCTCCATCCGGGATGCCACCAGCTGTGGGAATGCCACCGGCTCCAGGGATGCCACCAACCATGGGGATGGCACCTCCATCCGGGATGCCACCAGCCGTGGGGATGGCACCAACCATGGGGATGCCACCAGCTGTAGGGATGCCACCACCATCTGGGATGCCACCAGCCTTAGGGATGCCACCACCAGCCCAAGGGATGCCACCACCACCATCTGAGATGCCACCAGCCCCGGGGATGCCACCAGCCCCAGCGATGCCACCAGCCCAAGGGATGCCACCACCATCAGACATGCCACCACCATCTGGGATGCCACCAACCATGGGGATGCCACCACCATCTGAGATGCCACCAGCTATAGGGATGCCACCAGCCATGGGGATGCCACCAACCATGGGGATGCCACCACCATCTGAGATGCCACCAGCCATGGGGATGCCACCAGCCCAAGGGATGCCACCACCATCTGAGATGCCACCAGCTATAGGGATGCCACCAGCCCAAGGGATGCCACCAACCATGGGGATGCCACCAGCCCAAGGGATGCCACCACCATCTGAGATGCCACCAGCTATAGGGATGCCACCAACCATGGGGATGCCACCAGCCCAAGGGATGCCACCACCATCTGAGATGCCACCAGCTATAGGGATGCCACCAGCTATAGGGATGCCACCAGCCATGGGGATGCCACCAGCCCAAGGGATGCCACCAACCATGGGGATGCCACCACCATCTGAGATACCACCAGCCATGGGGATGCCACCAGCCCAAGGGATGCCACCACCATCTGAGATGCCACCAGCCATGGGGATGCCACCAGCCATGGGGATGCCACCACCATCTGAGATGCCACCAGCCATGGGGATGCCACCACCATCTGAGATGCCACCAACCATGGGGATGCCACCAACCTTGGGGATGCCACCACCATCTGGGatgccaccccccccgccccccaccctaCCAGCGTGTCCCCCACCCGAAGACCCCTCCCTTCACCCCGATCCCCCGCCCTCCGCCACCGTCAACCCCCCGGACCCCGCCCCCTTCCTCCGCGTCCCCGAGGCCACCGCGGTCCCCGAGGCCACCGCTACCAAACCTGACCGTGTCCGGCAACGTCGAGCCTCCTGCCCGCGTCCGGAGAGGGTTCCTCGCTTCCAACTCATTGTCCTCCAG GTCTCTTCCCCTGGGGACAACACGGTGGAGTGTCAACTGGAGACCCATGACAGCAAGATGGTCACCTTCAAGTTCGACGCCGACGGGGACGCCCCCGAGGACATCGCCTGCTACATG GTGGAGGACAACTTCGTGCTGGAGGGCGAGCgggagaagttcgtggaggagCTGAAGGCCATCGTGGCCCGGGCGAGGGGACTCCTCGGCggcccccccccggacccccag GCAGGACCTCCTGAGGTGACGGGTGGTG GAGAAGGTCACCCCCAATCATCCCCCGTTGGCCGGTGGAGGTTCTGCATCAACCAGACCATCAGGAACCGGGAAGCCACCG GTCCCGGGGGACCCCCGCCCAACCGGCGAGCCTTGGGGACATCCCGTGACGGCGAGGCGGAGGCGGCCACCCCAGATGTTGGTGGCCCTCAAGGAGCAGGGACGGATGTCACCGGTCCCCAGGAGCCGGGTGGCCCTCAAGGACCTGAGATGGTCACCACCAGACCCCCGGAGCCAGGCGGCCTCCAAGGACCTGGGATGGATGTCACCGGTCCCCAAGAGCCAGGTGGCCCTCAAGGACCTGGGATGGATGTCACCGGTCCCCAAGAGCCAGGTGGCCCTCAAGGACCTGGGATGGATGTCACCGGTCCCCAAGAGCCAGGTGGCCCTCAAGGACCTGGGATGGTCACCACGGGAGCGTTGGAGCAGGACGGACCTGGGGGACCGGAGATGATTGTCCCCAAGCCCGGTGACCTGGGCGTCCCTCAAGGACAGGAGATGTTTGTCCCCAAACCCCATGAGCTGGACGCGCCCAAGGGACAAGAGACAATCGTCCCCAAACCCCGTGACCTTGGTGTCCCCCAAGGACTGGAGATGATCGTCCCCAACTCCCAAGAGCCAGATGTCCCCCAAGGACTGGGGACAATCGTCACTGGCGCTTGGGAGCAGGAGGGACCCGGTCAACCAGACGTGATTGTCCCCAAACCTCAAGAGCTTGATGTCCACCAAGGACCAGAGACCTTCGTCCCCGGACACCAAGACCTGGGTGTCCCCCAAGGACAGGAGACAGTTGTCACCGGTGCTTGGGAACGGGAGGGACCCGAGGAGACGATTGTCCCCAAACCCCAAGAGCTGGACGTCCCCCGAGGACAGGAGACGATCGTCACCGGAGCTTGGGAGCAGGATGCACCCACGGGACCAGAG gacccccccccagaggAGAGGACCCCGGGCCGTCCCCCCGCCGGGGGGGGCTACTTCGCCTTGGGGTTTAATTGCCCCCGCCTGAAAAACCCCGTCAGCAAGAAGACCTGGGGCCGCAAGATCAAGAGTTGGGCTCGCCggctccggcagcccccccccgccgcggggggccccccccggccag gggaggaacccggggaccccccccagcggGGGCGctgccag CCACTCACGAACCCCGACTCGAGCGACCCCCCCGAAACCGAAGGCGACTGGGGGGACCCCAGTTCGGAAAGCGAAagcgggggggcgggaggggggggtcccccccaccccccaggggcccccccgcgccccccggggTCCCCCTCGTCCCCCATGAGCAGCGACGGGGAGACGGACCCCGAAGACGAGGATTTACGGGTCGAGCTGCGAAGGCTGCGGGAAAA gCACATCCAGGAGGTGGTGACGTTACGGGCCCAGCAGGACAAggagctgcgggagctgcagGGGCGTCTCCGCGCCCTCAAAGAAGCTcggggggacccccccaaatttgggggggtccccccgGGGGATTGCGGGGGACCCCCCCATCACTGCCCTGGAGGATCCCCCCGAAGGCTCCGGGGGACCAAGGGACGAGGACGGGGAAGGGGAGCGGCGGTGGCag gccccccaacccccccagccccccaaaaaacccccccggccccccccaaaaaggggcttTTCACTGACGACCTGCACCGGCTGGTGGACGAGTGGGTGCAGGATACGGCCCGAGCCCAG GGGACCTCGGCGTGGGTGACCCCCCTCCGCGGCGCCCGGGTGACCCCCCAGAAATGGggggtccccccccaaaaaacaacgcccatggggggggctgccccctcccGACGGGGGTTGAGTgagggggggcccccccccgTACCCTAA